attttgaaagacatGCAAAAAGTGTTAATATTTAATAGTAATCaaagacatgaaaaatatttttaaaaagcatttagtttcttttttcaacaaaagtaaagaaaattataacaaGCAGTAACCTCAAAACTGAAGATGCTGCATGAAACTATTAGATGCTTGTTATATAATCCTTCAGAAAGCAAAGCAGAATCCataaagtttttatatatatatattatatatatatatataattggacCTACCTATTCCTAGCCCTGCAAATCTGTcctaaaaagaaagaattcaaaaGATGCAAAAAGTTACATAAATGAAGATTTTAGCATTGACTtctgtagaaaaacaaaaacaaaacctggaaaTATGTAAATGTTCCCCAAAAGGGAAATAGCTTAATAAATTACAGAACATCAACATGTTGAAGTATTACTCAGTCTTACAATAATTATGAAGACTAtagaaatttggaaaaagaatataaaactgcTGTTTTTGCTAGGATTACAAATGCTAAAAATATGCATGTGTGCCTACTGACAAGAAGGTAATGTGCAAACTAATGTAATCTTTAagaatgagataatatacatCAAGATGTTAACAATGGTTGTCTCTGACTGAAAGGATCATGGACGATTTTTAGTTTCCTCTTCAATCTTCCCTGTATTCTTCATGTTTcccattattaaaagaaaaaaaagcctgtgttttgttttgggggcaGGGTGTCATGGATTCTGCATAGTAAACCTCTTCTGCCTGGAAAAATCATTTATGATGACGGTGCATTTACTTCACTACTGTTTTTACAGTAAAATTAATACTTCTTGAAAAAGTAAATGGATTCGATACCCAGAAGCTGACTGCTTCTCAGGACTTCTGTGGCTACCTCTCCAGTCTTCATTGCTCACTTGGATTGTAGAAGTAATAGCTTCTACTTGTTCTTCCATCTTCTGCGCTTGTCTGTGCtcagcacagcagccagagtgctGATGTGAACACATATGTCCGTAGACTCCTCCGCCCAGCACCCTGCAGTGGCTCCCGTTCTACCCAGAGCTGCAGCCCCTAAAAGGTCCCAAATGATCTGTCTCTCCGCCCCCATCTCCAACAGCTCAACCCCTTCCTCCCACCAGCCACACTGACTGCCCTTCCCTCCAACAGGCTAGATGTGCTCCCGCCTTAGGACCTGTGCGTCCCCTCCGCCAGGAGCAGGCTCCCCGCCCCcggagccccgcccccgcccccaggagcACCGCTGAGTCTCATTTTCAAGTTCTTCGCTCAGATGTTGCTTTGTCTGTGAGGTCTGCCTTGACCACCCACCCCCCGTGTAAGATCTCATCCTCTGCAACCCCCATGCTCTCCAGATCCCCCTCACCCtctgcttttccattttccatcACCTGTATCCTTTTCTATCatactatattatttattatgtatattgtTCCTTTTCTGTCTCCAGGCATTTGAATGTAACCTCCATAAGGGCAGGGAATTTGTGCCTGCTCTGTTCACTGATAGACCTAATAAGTGCCTGGCCTATAGGTGCCTATAGATACATTTTGAATGAATTTGTTACAGCTAATTTGAATAAGGTGAGCTCCTGCTAGGAACTCCATTGAGAAGGAGATGTGAGCTGAGGTCCAGGCCTGGGTTGGGGAAACTAACAAAGCTCTATTGGGTCTGGATCCAGAGTCTTTGGGACATGGCCCATTCACGTATGATCTGGGTTGACCCTGCAGTACATCCAGGGGCTGTACGCAGGGCTGGCACGGAGACAGCAGGTGATTTCCAGACTGCGCTTCCCAGTAGGGAGGATGAAAGTTGCCACCATTCTCTCACGGTCTGTCTGCAGGTGGCTGGTCACTCTTACTAACAGTGCGCTGGGGCTAAAGCAGACCCAGGATGTCTGTCGGTGGTACTCACCAACCACAGTAGACCCACGATCCCCACCTCTCTGCTAGAGGGCAGATGCCAGAGAGGTGCAGCTCTCAGCAGGTCCAAGGCCCTACGGCACAGCTCTCCTCAGTGTAAAGAACAGAAGAACAGGTGGGCGTGGAAGTTATGAAACTAGGAGCTTTGTTAATTACACCAAAGGACAGTGGTTTTATTTGCCCTCATGAGAGGAAATGCACCCCAAATCAGCCGCTGGGTTTGGCTGAATGGAATGGAGGCAGGAGacggagggagagaagaagaggtAATCAATGTATTATTTTACTGGAACAAGGATTTCTCATAAAGTAACCTTGGCGGTAATTATACCCCTAGAGTTAGATGGTAATTGACTTAACCTATACATTAAGTGAAATAGCAAACTTTTTAGTTGCATCTCTTAATTAAAGCAATTAATAGCTTTGAAATTCTCTACACACTTTGTCCAAAAACTTTCATgcatttccttcctctgcacacTGCTTCTGGTCAGGGTTTTTCCCCTGCCTACCATGTATTGGTCTTGTGGCTgtcaggtttgtttttgtttttgcagaaaCAGTCCCCATGGGTGAGGTGGTCAAGCTAAGTCCACTTGGGTAAATTCCAATTTGTCAAactatctttccttttctttttccttaaggaAATGGATTGTGTATTCAGAATCTGACCATCTCTCATAACATTTATGGCTACGCCCCTGGCCcaagccaccaccatctctcCTCTGGTTACTGTCAACGTCCAGTAGTTGGTCTCCCATCTTCCACCCTGACCCCTACAGTCTGTTCTCAACTCAGCAGCCAAAGCGCTCCTCTGAGCATGACGGGGAACGAGGCTCACTTCGTTGTACCCATTGCCAGTTGTCCCATCAGTTGTTCAGCTTCTTGGGATGGGATTTAAGTGTGTCCAAAAATACTTCCGGAGGTGTGTGCTTGTGCATCAGCTGTTCAGGGTTTCTGCTGTTTCCTCAGCTGTTTGAAGGTACAGGCACACAGAGGGACGTCAGCAAGGGCTGGTAGAAACTGCCCTCACCAGGAAAGGAAAATGTCACATCACCGGTGCAGACGCAAAATAAAAcacccaattttatttttcataattgagTGACTGTCTTGTTTGTTGGTGAGTCACCAAAAGTCTGCTCCACTTGGATGGCCAACGCCTCCGCAGTGGCCCCCGACCCTCTCTGCTTCTATGGTGGGGTTTGGTCGGTTCTGATTTCAGGGCGAGGGTAAACGTGCTCGAAGTTTTAACTTTATTGTGGTGTGGTTGCCTCGGTGGACTAAGAAAACGGATATTCCTGCTTAATTCTCAGAATGATTTCCACACGAATGAAGTAAAATGATCTAGTTTTCTTTGCAATTCTGTTTAAAAGGGATAAAAGTACATCCACTGACCATGTAAAAGGCTCGTCTAAAATATACCCCAAACCACGGGAAACTGAATACCCTCTACCTCCACATATTACGAAGACAACTAAAAATCGTGTAAAGAGAAACCTTTTTGCCTCTTGGGGCAGGGTGGCTTTATTTGACATTAGACACCCCTTTCAAATGGTGATAAGAGCATGAACAAAAGCAAGTCTAGTGCGTGGAATGCCTTACTTTTGTCATGTCTGATAGTGAGACTGATCTGTCACTAGTCTTGAAAGTTTCTCATTGGAATGGAAGCCTCAAGGcttgtcttgcttttttttttgtttgtgaagGATTTTCTGTGGGGAGCTCAGGGGTGACCGCTGGCTCATGGTCTCGTTCACCTCGCTTCTTCAGCAGGACTGCCCTGGATTCACGGCTGTGGGCTGGGTCCCCGGGTACTTTCAGGGCAAGGGCTGTTGTTGTGTTAGAAGCACCTGCCATCTGTTGGTGAAAATTTTTTGGATTCTACATGATGAGTCACTTCTTTCttgtgctgttccttctgctgcCAGGATGAATTTACCTACTGGATTTTATCAGGGGATGGAGTGGAATCTCTCATCATGAAGCTTTGTCCTATGCAAAGTCCATGTCCCTAATGAGCGATCTTCCTGATGTCATCACTAGAAGAGGTGGGGAGGCGTGTCTTCTGTGTTCCCGCAAGGTGGGGAGAAGAGCCGGCAGCCATCCAGTCTGGCCCTCACTCTAGGGCCCTCCCAGATAAAGCTACAGCTGCTGCCCTCAGCTGGCTGGAGTTGACAGTCCAAGGTGGTTCCACATTGTCTTGCCGATGCTCTCTTGCTAGGGCGCCAATGCCTGTGAGCCGGTGTGGCACAGGGCAGACCCTCAATGACTGTGGGTTAAATGAATGACTCAGGCCTGTGACCGCAAAGTGGGCCAACTTCAGACCTACCAGGGCCACCAAGAGTTAGGCCCTGGGCTCAGCTTAGCTCATTAGGCCAGGGTACCTGATTGGCAGTACCACCTACAGAGCCAAGAACGCTGAAGTTCTGATACAGTGTGTTCTTGCCAACCTCAAAAGAAGAGTGCGTGGAATGATTTGGGGAAGAAATTCAGGAGTTTCTTCCCCTACAGGCCAGCTTAGTGCTCTGATATGAGCTGGAAGTAGGAGCTTTCGGAAGGGTGGGCATCTAGAGTGCCTGGGGAAGAGGACTTGGATCAAACAGTAGGGCCAAGTGCTTTGCCAAGGAGAGAACTGAAGACGGGGTTCACAACGCCCTCTGTCCACTAGCGTGGGTGGCCGAAGCCTTGGGCTGAAATAAGAAGATGCACTTCTCCACTGACTCAGTGTCACGCAAATCGGTTTTTATTATTAGTATTGTCATCTTTTGTCCCCGCGGAAAAAGTTTATTTGAAACAAAAGATGTGTTTCAAATCTAGCTTTGTTCACATATCCCCAAATATCCTAAAATATTCCTATGCTTTATGCCTTCCATTTTGTTCCCACTACCCCCAAAATTCTAAGCTAAACAGCAGTAGCAAACCCCTAAGCGCAGAACGTTCTAACTCCTCCAAGCATGCTCCATTTCACTGCAATTTTTCTAAAGATTTCCTGCCTGGAGAAAGTACCAAGTCCCAGGTGGGTGGGATTTTATTCTTACCACAGAGTAGGTGGTAAGAATAAAATGTGGGAGTCTCTGCCCCCAGCCTCCTAGATCAGAGGCAGAGTTCCGTGCTCGAGTCCTGGGTAGGAGGCGAAATCCTGGACTGTGCGTACCGGGCTCGAGTCACCAGGCCCTTCCGCGTGGTCAGCAGCCGGGGGATGTGGCCAGCGGCCTGGGCCTGCCCAAGGCGCCACCAGCCCCAGCTGACCTTTGCAGTCAGAGGAGCGGCTGACCAAATGGCATTAAGAAATTTTGCAAAACATTCCAAAATAACCTATTCTGGAACGATCTGGGTGGCGTGGGATGCGGTTAGGACAAGTCGAGCCTTCTTCAGAGGAAAGGATGTTGGTGTTCATCTCCAGGGCCAAGTATCAATTTGCTGGGAGTAACATTTCCAACCACAGGCCTTACCTATGCACGAGATGCACTCGTTGCTATGCTTCTAGAAGTCCTGCCTTCTCTGTGTACCTAGCAAGTAGGGGTGCGTATCAGTACTCAGGGCTTTGTGATGGCTGGGCTCTGGGAGGACAGGTGTTCTCCACTCTGAACGGTGATTTGGCCACAAAGGGGATCCAGGTGAGATGTGGGAGCCTTGCTGAGCTTACAACACGAGGGAACTTTGGAAAATTTCCATGTCACCATTTCAGAGCTGGAAAAGCAAGACTCCGGGGTCCGCCACACAGCTACGGGTGTCATGCTGATCGACCAGACATTTATTTGGGCACATGGTCTCAACGTAGGCACAGCAAAGCGACACCAAACCGAGGCGCCCTCTTCCTCCGGGGGATTCTAAATCAGAACATGGGCGCACCCCTGTCGTCTCAAGGGAGCGTCCGTGTTTGGAGTAGTAGGGGAGACCCTGAAACTGGGGGATAAAACAATGTATCCACACCCAGATAAGCCAAGGGGGCCCTTCCTACAAGCTTGTGCAGACTTGTAGGTTAgtgccatttaaaaacaaaagatgccACCACTGACAAAAGCAAAGGATGTAAGATTACACTGGCTTTTCTCAGTTTGGGGAAAATTTTGTGCAGAGAGTAGCTACCAAAAATTGTAAACCTCGTCAgtctctattaaaaataaagtagctCCTGGCTAATCCCTGCTTATGGGAGGGATTCACTCTCCAGCTCTGGGGCTCCTTCCGAAATGTTGGTGTATTGGGGGATTTGTATTAGCTGAAGACCTATTCTTTCCTCTGAAACCACTTCACACAAACGGTAATCCCCGAGGAACTCGAGCCACCGAGCTTGGCAAAGGGGCTGCTCCCAAAATAGGGTCAAGCGCCCGCTTCTTAGAGATGCTTGCAAGAAACACAAATGCCAGTGCAGTATTTCCTGAACCCTGGTTATGTACCAGACCAGAATCCTCTCTGGGAAGTGTTTAATCCTGCATCAAATACAGAAAGGCAAACCATTGGCTTCAAGGGAGTGCAAGTTCATTGTAAAGGTAGGCAGGTGCTTCAGAAAGGACCcaaggagaagaggagaaggccTGGTCACAGCTGTTCCAGGAACAGCCTTGGTCACTTGCCAGTTCACTGCCGTGGTGGAGAGAATCCAACCACCGGAAGAGAATCCTCTTAACGCATTTGGCGCATGCGTAGACTTCACTGCGTCGGAGAAGATGCTCTGAGGGCGAGTGTCCCAAGAGTCACAGCCGTCACAGCCGCACCAGATTCACACGGCACTTGGGACCAAGCTGCCTGGGAGGCCGTGGCACCCAAGCATGCTCCTTGCTCAGAGACCCGGGACCCCAGCTGGGTGGCTGCCGACTCAGGGCCACCCCTCCCCAGCTTCCTGTGAGATGCCCAGCACCGACTTGTGCAGGATTCCGCACTCCTGCAGAGACTTGGTGAGGTCAGAGAAATGTCTCCTGGGCACCTCCATCGTTTCAATGCTGCGGTGTCGGTAGGTGGCCTTGTTCTTGTGTTCGGCCACGGCGACAACCGTGTGTAAGTCATCAGTTGGCCGGAAATGGTGGACAAACCTCCGTCCGGATGGCGATCTGACGGCAAGCAGCAGCCTAGGCTCTTGATCCGACGGTTCCTCCAGGTCTCTGGCCCTGTAGGAGCTTTGTCTCTTGGTCCCCATGATGAATTTCCTCTCCGGGGAACAAGGCTGAGCTCGGGAATCTTCTTCCCTCATCTTCACGGTGCGGGTCTCCGCTTGGTCAAGAGCCTGGGTGCTGCTCAGCTGCAGGGAACCAGCCTTTTTAGCAACTGTTTCCAGGGCCCCCTCCTCCAGCGTCTTCCTGTTGATGGAAGGAAGGACTGGGTATTTATTGAGGGAAGAGGATGCCCCTATGGGCACCTGCTGCAGCAGCTCCGGGATCTCATCGGGGGCTCCCGGATTCGGAGATTTGGGTGTGCAGGCTCCCGGTTTCTGGCTGCTCGGCGACTCGCAGGGAATGGCTGGAGGTGAAGATGGCGTGAGGCTGCAGCATCCCTCCGTGCCTGCGGGCTTATGCAGACTTGGCCGAGGACGTCCCTTGGCGGACTTGGGCCTCGTGACGCGCATGTTTAGTGAGTCTGGCCGCCAAGTGAAGCTGTCAGCTGCTGTGCTGACAACAGTGCTGTATTCAGGGGGGGCTATGTTCACAGGGGCTCCTGTGGCCATTGCTCCTCAAGAcccctaaggaagcaaaagagagGAGGCTGTGGGTTAAATGTTCTAGGACTTCTGGACCTGAGCCATTCACTTCCCAGGATCCAGAACAAGGACCGGCCACaatgggggcgggagggggtgtGCAGAGGAGCTTCTCTCTGGATTTCTGGCATCTGGAGAAGGGCACCAGCtgcaattcattcattccttcattccagGCATTGGAATATATCAGTGAACCAAAGTCCTTGCAACTTAAATTATTATAGTAGGAAGAGGCTGGTGTTAAATCCACAAgtaaatagatattttcaacgACCACTAACTgctatgaggaaaataaagtattGCACCAGCGAGTGACTAATTCTTATTCTTACAGGGGGTTGGGAGGGCTTTAACCTGAGAGACCAGATTGATGCGAAGGAATAAGCCCTGTTGCAATCGAGAGCAGGGCTCAGCTAACTGTTTCTCTAAatggttttggctttgggagccACGTGGTCTCTGATCCAACCACTCACCCCTGCCCCTGTAGCACAagaacagccatagacaatacgtaAGCAAGGGACTGTGGCTGTGTTCCCTGTGTTCCCAGGCAACTTTATTTACAAGGACAGGGGTGGGCCCcatttggcccacaggctgtgGTTTGCCCACCCTTGCTCTAGGGGGAAAGTGTCCCAGGCGAGGGAAGAGCCAGGGTCCAGTCCTGAGGGCGGGATCTGCTGGCTCCCAGGGTGGGGTGCTCCGCCCTACACTGTCCACAGACCTGGAGGCCCAGAAGACAGCGTTACCGTGGCTGCCTTTGCTCCGAAGAGAGAAAGTATCCCTGTTCAGTTACCCAGCAGGGAATCCAAGCTCAGCTTCGCTCAAGAGCTGAGagctatatatatgtgttagcagacggtatttgtttttctctttctgacttacttcactctgtatgacagactctaggtccatccacctcactacaaataactcaatttcacttctttttatggctaatattccattgtatatatatgccacatatggaatctgaaaaaaaggttatgaagaacctaggggcaggacgggaataaagacacagacctactagagaatggacctgaggacacggggagggggaagggtaagctgggataaagtgagagagtggcatggacatatatacactaccaaatgtaaaatagctagctagtgggaagcagccgcatagcacagggagatcagctcggtgctttgtgtccacctagaggggtgggatagggagggtgggagggagacgcaagagggaggggatatggggatatatgtatacgtatagctgattcactttgttacacagccgaaactaacacaccattgtaaagcaattagactccaataaagatgataaaaaaaaaagagctgagagCTTGAGCTTCCTGCCACAGGTGGCAGGGGGGCTCCCGCCCCGTATTCACTGGGCAATCACCACCCTCTGCCATGCCCA
This sequence is a window from Globicephala melas chromosome 1, mGloMel1.2, whole genome shotgun sequence. Protein-coding genes within it:
- the UBXN10 gene encoding UBX domain-containing protein 10; the encoded protein is MATGAPVNIAPPEYSTVVSTAADSFTWRPDSLNMRVTRPKSAKGRPRPSLHKPAGTEGCCSLTPSSPPAIPCESPSSQKPGACTPKSPNPGAPDEIPELLQQVPIGASSSLNKYPVLPSINRKTLEEGALETVAKKAGSLQLSSTQALDQAETRTVKMREEDSRAQPCSPERKFIMGTKRQSSYRARDLEEPSDQEPRLLLAVRSPSGRRFVHHFRPTDDLHTVVAVAEHKNKATYRHRSIETMEVPRRHFSDLTKSLQECGILHKSVLGISQEAGEGWP